A genomic stretch from Candidatus Schekmanbacteria bacterium includes:
- a CDS encoding nucleotidyltransferase domain-containing protein — protein MVNESVVKIIIKYLQAVENSGINVSFGVVFGSQVKGNNDEWSDIDLIVVSPKFDGTRNRQDVTLLWKIAARIDNRIEPIPCGEKQWQEDDVSIIIEIARREGEHIDIPEAA, from the coding sequence ATGGTTAATGAATCTGTTGTAAAAATAATCATAAAATATCTTCAGGCAGTTGAAAACAGCGGAATAAATGTTTCCTTTGGTGTTGTTTTTGGTTCACAGGTAAAAGGAAATAATGATGAATGGAGTGATATTGATCTTATCGTAGTTTCGCCAAAGTTTGACGGCACTCGCAATCGTCAGGATGTGACACTACTTTGGAAGATAGCTGCAAGAATCGACAACCGCATTGAACCAATTCCATGCGGCGAGAAACAATGGCAGGAAGATGATGTAAGCATTATTATAGAAATTGCTCGCCGCGAGGGTGAACATATTGATATTC
- a CDS encoding HEPN domain-containing protein: protein MVNIKKQIDLWKAGAAEDLAAAKQLVENNKVRHGLFFAHLATEKLLKANISNKTNDLAPRIHNLARLAELGGISLNSDQQDFFAELNIFQIEGRYPELLAQPPSTKEAYKYIERTEELFQWLMNLL from the coding sequence ATGGTAAATATTAAAAAACAAATCGATTTATGGAAAGCTGGCGCAGCAGAGGATTTGGCCGCTGCAAAACAGCTTGTCGAAAATAATAAAGTACGTCATGGTTTGTTTTTTGCTCATCTTGCCACTGAAAAACTTTTAAAAGCCAATATCAGCAATAAGACAAATGATCTTGCACCAAGAATTCATAATCTTGCCCGGTTAGCTGAATTGGGAGGTATTTCCTTAAATTCAGATCAACAGGATTTTTTTGCAGAACTTAACATCTTCCAAATAGAGGGCAGATATCCTGAGTTATTAGCACAACCACCATCAACCAAAGAAGCATATAAATATATTGAAAGAACTGAGGAGCTTTTTCAATGGTTAATGAATCTGTTGTAA
- a CDS encoding slipin family protein, with translation MLANIPGIGIFFIIVILYFLMAIKVLKEYERAVIFRLGRIIGGKGPGVIFVFPVIDTMVKIGLRVVTMDVPPQDVITKDNVSIKVNAVVYFRVMDPNKAVVEVENYLYATSQLAQTTLRSVLGQSELDELLSHRDKINHELQEILDKRTDSWGIKVSGVEVKHIDLPQEMQRAMAKQAEAERERRAKIINSEGEFQAAEKLCDAARMIQEQPAALQLRYLQTLVELSSSHNNTTTIMPIPVDLLKGLLEKK, from the coding sequence ATGTTGGCTAATATACCGGGCATAGGCATATTTTTTATAATCGTAATTCTCTACTTTCTCATGGCAATCAAGGTATTGAAGGAATATGAGAGGGCTGTCATATTCAGGCTTGGCAGGATAATAGGCGGGAAAGGCCCGGGTGTTATTTTTGTTTTCCCTGTAATAGACACAATGGTAAAGATAGGACTGCGTGTAGTTACAATGGATGTTCCTCCGCAGGATGTAATCACGAAAGATAATGTCTCCATCAAAGTCAATGCCGTAGTTTATTTCAGGGTAATGGATCCTAACAAGGCGGTTGTCGAAGTTGAAAATTATCTTTATGCAACCTCACAGCTTGCACAGACAACATTACGTAGTGTGCTTGGCCAGTCAGAGCTTGACGAGCTTTTATCCCACCGCGATAAGATAAACCATGAACTTCAGGAGATCCTCGATAAACGCACCGATAGCTGGGGTATCAAAGTCTCCGGCGTAGAAGTAAAACACATAGACCTTCCGCAGGAAATGCAAAGAGCAATGGCAAAGCAGGCAGAGGCGGAAAGGGAAAGACGCGCCAAGATAATCAACTCCGAAGGCGAATTCCAGGCAGCGGAAAAACTCTGTGATGCAGCGAGAATGATTCAGGAACAACCTGCCGCGCTTCAGTTGAGATATCTCCAAACCCTTGTAGAGCTTTCATCATCGCACAACAACACTACCACAATAATGCCAATACCGGTTGATCTCTTAAAAGGTCTGCTGGAGAAAAAATAA
- a CDS encoding nodulation protein NfeD translates to MKTNINRAYFIIFLFLTTLLPQITYGSTVDVIKIDGIINPVAADFIGQAIKQASNDSAECLVIELDTPGGLVESTRLIIKDMIASDVPVVVYVMPGGARAASAGTFITIASHIAAMTPGTHIGAAHPVNMQGGEDEKSTMFKKIENDMAAYIKSMATQRGRNAEWAEKAVRESVSITAEEALKNNIIDLICKDTKELLEKINGRKVIIKEKERILNTTGASITRIEMSFQQKFFNVISDPNIAYILFLVGLVGIYFELQSPGLIFPGIAGVISLILAFFGMQTLPINYAGLALIIFGIFLFIIELYVPSYGLLTTGGVISFVLGSMMLIDTPYPFLRISLGVIIPVALAIAAIFFFVVGAVIRAHRAPVKTGYEGLIGEHGTADTDILEHGKILVHGEIWDAESDEPIKKGDEIEVTGSAGSERMVLKVRKKS, encoded by the coding sequence ATGAAAACAAATATAAACAGAGCTTATTTTATAATATTTCTTTTTCTCACCACCCTGCTTCCGCAGATAACATATGGAAGCACTGTTGATGTCATAAAAATTGACGGCATAATAAATCCGGTAGCAGCAGATTTCATCGGACAGGCAATAAAGCAGGCATCAAATGACAGCGCAGAATGTCTTGTAATAGAGCTTGATACGCCGGGTGGACTTGTAGAGTCAACAAGGCTCATAATCAAAGACATGATCGCATCGGATGTGCCTGTGGTTGTCTATGTCATGCCGGGAGGTGCAAGGGCAGCCTCAGCCGGCACATTCATAACCATCGCAAGCCATATTGCAGCAATGACCCCGGGAACGCACATCGGCGCCGCACATCCTGTAAACATGCAGGGAGGCGAAGATGAGAAATCCACGATGTTTAAAAAAATAGAAAATGACATGGCAGCTTATATAAAGAGCATGGCAACTCAGAGAGGCAGGAATGCGGAATGGGCTGAAAAGGCCGTAAGGGAAAGCGTTTCAATAACCGCAGAAGAAGCTCTTAAGAACAACATAATTGACCTGATATGCAAGGACACCAAAGAATTACTTGAAAAGATAAACGGCAGAAAAGTTATAATCAAAGAAAAGGAAAGGATACTAAATACAACCGGAGCTTCAATCACTCGTATTGAGATGAGCTTCCAGCAGAAATTCTTCAACGTAATATCAGACCCGAATATCGCATACATTCTTTTTCTTGTAGGTCTTGTGGGAATATACTTCGAGCTTCAAAGTCCGGGGCTGATATTCCCGGGAATAGCCGGGGTCATATCTCTTATCCTCGCATTCTTTGGTATGCAGACACTTCCCATTAATTACGCAGGGCTTGCGCTAATCATATTTGGAATTTTTCTTTTTATTATAGAACTATATGTCCCAAGCTACGGGCTTCTTACAACAGGAGGCGTGATCTCATTTGTCCTCGGCTCTATGATGCTTATTGACACCCCCTATCCATTCCTCAGGATATCATTAGGTGTTATAATTCCTGTAGCCCTTGCCATAGCGGCGATATTCTTTTTTGTGGTCGGTGCCGTTATAAGAGCGCACAGGGCTCCTGTAAAGACAGGCTACGAAGGGCTTATCGGAGAACATGGAACAGCAGATACTGACATACTGGAACATGGCAAGATATTAGTTCATGGCGAGATATGGGATGCGGAAAGTGATGAGCCAATAAAAAAAGGAGACGAGATCGAGGTTACCGGAAGTGCCGGAAGTGAAAGAATGGTCCTTAAAGTAAGGAAAAAATCATAA